The following proteins are co-located in the Streptomyces sp. NBC_00435 genome:
- a CDS encoding 2-hydroxyacid dehydrogenase — protein MTAETEIPDVWLPFPAEEIEGLPDSFRYRHWDGEEAFPADPAACVFYVTPYMKSPAVTLRPLPAMPRLRIVQTLTAGIDHVLGGLGALPPGVRLCNAKGVHDASTAELALTLTLSSLRGIPGMVRGQDREEWRFGFYEALADKSVLIIGYGAVGAAVEDRLAPFECERIVRVARTARTTARGPVHALAELPQLLPGADVVILSTPLTEETRGLVGAEFLGRMKDGALLVNVARGPVVDTKSLLAEVESGRLRAALDVTDPEPLPSGHPLWHAPGVLITPHVGGSSSAFEPRAKRLVARQLRRFAAGEPMENTVLITE, from the coding sequence ATGACTGCAGAGACAGAGATCCCGGACGTCTGGCTCCCCTTCCCGGCGGAGGAGATCGAGGGGCTGCCCGATTCCTTCCGTTACCGGCACTGGGACGGCGAGGAGGCCTTCCCGGCCGATCCGGCGGCCTGCGTCTTCTACGTCACCCCCTACATGAAGTCCCCGGCCGTCACCCTGCGCCCGCTGCCCGCGATGCCCCGCCTGCGGATCGTCCAGACCCTGACCGCCGGCATCGACCACGTTCTGGGCGGCCTCGGCGCACTGCCCCCCGGCGTGCGGCTGTGCAATGCCAAGGGCGTCCACGACGCGAGCACCGCGGAGCTCGCGCTCACGCTGACCCTGTCCTCCCTGCGCGGGATCCCCGGCATGGTGCGCGGCCAGGACCGCGAGGAGTGGCGCTTCGGGTTCTACGAGGCCCTCGCGGACAAGTCCGTACTGATCATCGGCTACGGGGCGGTCGGCGCGGCCGTCGAGGACCGGCTCGCGCCCTTCGAGTGCGAGCGGATCGTCCGGGTCGCGCGGACGGCGCGCACCACGGCGCGCGGGCCGGTGCACGCCCTCGCCGAGCTGCCCCAACTCCTGCCCGGGGCGGACGTGGTGATCCTCTCCACGCCGCTCACCGAGGAGACCAGGGGGCTCGTGGGCGCCGAGTTCCTCGGCCGCATGAAGGACGGCGCGCTGCTCGTGAACGTGGCCCGCGGCCCCGTCGTCGACACCAAGTCCCTGCTCGCGGAGGTGGAATCGGGCCGGCTGCGCGCCGCGCTGGACGTCACCGATCCGGAACCGCTGCCTTCCGGCCATCCGCTCTGGCATGCTCCGGGTGTTCTGATCACGCCCCATGTGGGCGGCAGCAGCTCGGCGTTCGAGCCCCGGGCGAAGCGTCTGGTGGCCCGCCAGCTCCGCCGGTTCGCCGCCGGCGAGCCCATGGAGAACACCGTGTTGATCACGGAGTGA
- a CDS encoding putative bifunctional diguanylate cyclase/phosphodiesterase, translated as MSAPGAALLTRQPLAGGGKGLAMQLLLAVVSSGYGVGAALGWGSKELADFMGDFGLSAAGLLAAVSCFTYARAIDSRERPAWLLFAFSSLMGGCGNAVWGWYEVVLGESVPKPSVADFAFLCFAPPAIVGLLVLAKRPVTRAGWVCLGLDSWLIGGSLLTLSWSLALAHAARTAQTGAPGSVPRAALSLAYPLLDIALVSMVLVLHFRRSETNRSAVNTAIAALSLTVLSDALFTSPLLSAEYQSGQLLDAGWFAGSLLLAYAPWGARRLHPGPEPAAHARAERQHSRPITGSLPALTPYLAAAVCTLGILYNVVDGRKVDRVVVFTGCTVVLALVIRQGIMLLDNIALTQELAQKENHFRSLVQGSSDVIMIAAPTGTLRYVSPAAAGVYGREAEELVGTELATLIHPDDLGRVVHEVRRFLAAPPPEEPTTRIECRFKSGDGEWLNVESTVNRHQGGLILNSRDVTERVRLQAQLQHSAEHDPLTDLPNRALFTRRVRQALTGRRAGDHSTAVLFIDLDGFKAVNDTIGHQAGDELLIEAARRLQDSVRAGDTAARLGGDEFAALILGDGSRDRSAREYQVHEIADRLRTTLSQPYRIAGNEVRVAASIGVAFADPGITPSDLMRNADLAMYRAKAGGKNRVEMYAPQMQAEVVRKAELAGRLRTALHEGEFALLHQPVVSLATGEISAVVAQARWRSAQGILFTPAEFLRVAEYSEGGHPGHPALPDASRAAELGRWLLEEAVGQAAERYRAGHDVPVAVRMTAQRLLDRSMPLGSVEALLTRNGLPSGGLVLELAVSDPRVPFDDLERRLAALHRLGVLIALDGFGSGYAAISALRRLPVDMLKLDRGLVEGVVESPRLHKITAGLLRIANDLGMQSVAEGVDLPEQVMALRAMGCSHGQGMAFSGPLDEYRLRRALVRGTFPVPGGAAQPALAGGSPGGSMAIRRGSHNETPVPPA; from the coding sequence GTGAGCGCCCCGGGGGCGGCGCTCCTGACCCGCCAGCCCCTCGCCGGCGGCGGCAAGGGCCTGGCGATGCAGCTCCTCCTCGCGGTGGTCAGCAGCGGGTACGGCGTGGGCGCGGCCCTCGGCTGGGGCTCCAAGGAACTCGCCGATTTCATGGGCGACTTCGGACTCAGCGCCGCCGGACTGCTGGCCGCCGTCTCCTGCTTCACCTACGCGCGGGCGATCGACAGCCGGGAGCGCCCGGCCTGGTTGCTGTTCGCGTTCTCCTCGCTCATGGGCGGCTGCGGCAACGCCGTCTGGGGCTGGTACGAGGTGGTCCTCGGTGAGAGCGTGCCGAAGCCCTCCGTCGCCGACTTCGCCTTCCTCTGCTTCGCGCCGCCCGCCATCGTGGGGCTGCTCGTCCTCGCCAAGCGCCCGGTCACCAGAGCCGGCTGGGTCTGCCTCGGGCTCGACTCCTGGCTCATCGGCGGCTCCCTGCTCACCCTCTCCTGGAGCCTGGCCCTCGCGCACGCCGCGCGCACCGCCCAGACCGGAGCCCCCGGAAGCGTCCCGCGCGCGGCCCTCTCGCTGGCCTATCCGCTCCTGGACATCGCACTGGTCTCCATGGTGCTGGTGCTGCACTTCCGCCGCTCCGAGACCAACCGCTCCGCGGTCAACACCGCCATCGCGGCCCTCTCCCTGACCGTGCTCAGCGACGCGCTGTTCACCTCGCCGCTGCTCAGCGCCGAGTACCAGTCCGGCCAGCTCCTCGACGCCGGCTGGTTCGCCGGCTCGCTCCTCCTCGCCTACGCGCCCTGGGGCGCCCGCAGGCTCCACCCGGGCCCCGAGCCCGCCGCCCACGCGCGCGCGGAGCGGCAGCACAGCCGCCCCATCACCGGCTCCCTGCCCGCGCTCACCCCGTACCTCGCGGCCGCCGTCTGCACCCTGGGCATCCTCTACAACGTCGTGGACGGCCGGAAGGTCGACCGGGTCGTCGTCTTCACCGGCTGCACGGTCGTCCTGGCCCTGGTCATCCGGCAGGGGATCATGCTCCTCGACAACATCGCGCTGACCCAGGAGCTGGCCCAGAAGGAGAACCACTTCCGCTCACTGGTCCAGGGGTCCAGCGACGTCATCATGATCGCCGCACCCACCGGGACCCTGCGCTACGTCAGCCCCGCCGCCGCCGGGGTCTACGGCCGCGAGGCGGAGGAGCTGGTCGGCACCGAGCTGGCCACCTTGATCCACCCCGACGACCTCGGCCGCGTCGTCCACGAGGTGCGCCGCTTCCTGGCCGCGCCGCCCCCCGAGGAGCCGACCACCCGCATCGAGTGCCGGTTCAAGTCGGGCGACGGCGAATGGCTCAACGTGGAGTCCACCGTCAACCGACACCAGGGCGGGCTCATCCTGAACAGCCGGGACGTGACCGAGCGGGTCCGGCTCCAGGCGCAGCTCCAGCACAGCGCCGAGCACGACCCGCTCACCGACCTCCCCAACCGGGCCCTGTTCACCCGGCGGGTCCGCCAGGCCCTCACCGGCCGGCGGGCCGGCGACCACAGCACCGCCGTGCTCTTCATCGACCTCGACGGGTTCAAGGCGGTCAACGACACCATCGGCCACCAGGCCGGCGACGAACTGCTCATCGAGGCCGCCCGCCGGCTCCAGGACTCGGTCCGGGCGGGGGACACCGCGGCCCGCCTGGGCGGCGACGAGTTCGCCGCACTGATCCTGGGCGACGGCAGCCGCGACCGCAGTGCCCGCGAGTACCAGGTCCACGAGATCGCCGACCGGCTGCGCACCACCCTCTCCCAGCCCTACCGGATCGCGGGGAACGAGGTCCGGGTCGCGGCCAGCATCGGCGTGGCCTTCGCCGATCCCGGCATCACCCCTTCGGACCTCATGCGCAACGCGGATCTCGCGATGTACCGGGCCAAGGCGGGCGGCAAGAACCGGGTCGAGATGTACGCGCCGCAGATGCAGGCCGAGGTGGTCCGCAAGGCGGAGCTGGCCGGGCGGCTGCGCACCGCACTCCACGAGGGCGAGTTCGCGCTGCTCCACCAGCCCGTGGTCTCCCTGGCCACGGGCGAGATCTCGGCCGTGGTGGCGCAGGCCCGGTGGCGTTCCGCGCAGGGGATCCTGTTCACGCCCGCCGAATTCCTGCGGGTCGCCGAATACAGCGAGGGCGGCCACCCGGGTCACCCTGCCCTGCCGGACGCCTCGCGCGCCGCCGAGCTCGGGCGCTGGCTGCTGGAGGAGGCCGTCGGGCAGGCCGCCGAGCGGTACCGGGCCGGGCACGACGTACCCGTGGCCGTACGGATGACCGCGCAGCGGCTGCTGGACCGGTCGATGCCGCTGGGCTCCGTGGAGGCCCTGCTGACGCGCAACGGGCTGCCTTCCGGGGGGCTCGTCCTGGAGCTCGCCGTTTCCGACCCCAGGGTGCCCTTCGACGACCTGGAGCGGCGCCTGGCGGCCCTGCACCGGCTCGGGGTCCTGATCGCCCTGGACGGCTTCGGCAGCGGTTACGCGGCCATCAGCGCCCTCCGGCGGCTCCCGGTGGACATGCTCAAGCTGGACCGTGGCCTGGTCGAAGGGGTCGTGGAGTCCCCCCGGCTCCACAAGATCACGGCAGGTTTGTTGCGGATCGCAAACGACCTCGGCATGCAGTCGGTGGCAGAGGGCGTGGACCTGCCCGAGCAGGTCATGGCGCTGCGCGCGATGGGCTGCTCCCACGGCCAGGGAATGGCTTTCTCCGGCCCTCTGGACGAGTACAGGCTGCGGCGGGCGCTCGTGCGCGGTACGTTCCCTGTACCGGGCGGCGCGGCCCAACCAGCGTTGGCCGGTGGTTCCCCAGGGGGCTCGATGGCCATCCGTAGAGGCTCACATAATGAGACGCCCGTCCCACCCGCTTGA
- a CDS encoding acetolactate synthase large subunit, which yields MPMTEQATGAHHPQPRARTGGHQTAAVEHVTGAQSLIRSLEEVGCDTVFGIPGGAILPAYDPMMDSEKVRHILVRHEQGAGHAATGYAQATGKVGVCMATSGPGATNLVTPIADAHMDSVPLVAITGQVSSKAIGTDAFQEADIVGITMPITKHNFLVTRAEDIPRTIAEAFHIASTGRPGPVLVDIAKDALQAKTTFSWPPTQDLPGYRPVTKPHAKQIREAAKLICAAKRPVLYVGGGVMKSGATAELKVLAELTGVPVTTTLMALGSFPDSHPLHVGMPGMHGAVTAVTALQKSDLLIALGTRFDDRVTGKLDSFAPFAKVIHADIDPAEIGKNRVVDVPIVGDAREVIADLIQAVQAEHTDGNAGDYSAWWKDLSRWRDTYPLGYEKPSEDMLSPQQVIQRIGQMAPEHTIYAAGVGQHQMWASHFVNYEEPRTWLNSGGAGTMGYAVPAAMGAKVGMPDRTVWAIDGDGCFQMTNQELTTCALNNIPIKVAIINNGALGMVRQWQTLFYNQRYSNTVLHADETGHGTVGSQLGESIAPRKGTRVPDFVKLSEAMGCVALRCEDPADLDKVIAEANAINDRPVVVDFIVHEDAMVWPMVAAGTSNDEVMAARGVRPDFGDNEDD from the coding sequence ATGCCGATGACCGAGCAGGCCACCGGGGCCCACCATCCGCAGCCGCGGGCCCGTACCGGCGGACACCAGACCGCCGCAGTTGAGCACGTCACGGGTGCGCAGTCCCTCATCCGCTCTCTCGAAGAGGTGGGGTGCGACACCGTCTTCGGGATCCCGGGCGGGGCCATCCTCCCGGCGTACGACCCGATGATGGACTCGGAGAAGGTCCGTCACATCCTGGTCCGCCACGAGCAGGGGGCCGGCCACGCCGCCACCGGTTACGCGCAGGCCACGGGCAAGGTCGGCGTCTGCATGGCCACCTCGGGCCCGGGCGCCACCAACCTCGTCACCCCGATCGCCGACGCGCACATGGACTCCGTGCCGCTCGTCGCGATCACCGGCCAGGTCTCCTCCAAGGCGATCGGCACCGACGCCTTCCAGGAGGCGGACATCGTCGGCATCACGATGCCGATCACCAAGCACAACTTCCTGGTGACCCGGGCGGAGGACATCCCGCGGACGATCGCCGAGGCCTTCCACATCGCCTCGACCGGCCGTCCCGGCCCGGTCCTGGTCGACATCGCCAAGGACGCCCTGCAGGCGAAGACCACCTTCTCGTGGCCGCCCACCCAGGACCTCCCCGGCTACCGGCCGGTCACCAAGCCGCACGCCAAGCAGATCCGGGAGGCGGCCAAGCTGATCTGCGCGGCGAAGCGTCCGGTGCTGTACGTCGGCGGCGGTGTGATGAAGTCCGGTGCGACGGCCGAGCTGAAGGTGCTGGCCGAGCTGACGGGTGTTCCGGTCACCACCACGCTGATGGCGCTGGGTTCCTTCCCCGACAGCCACCCGCTGCACGTGGGCATGCCGGGCATGCACGGCGCGGTCACGGCGGTCACCGCGCTGCAGAAGTCGGACCTGCTGATCGCGCTGGGCACGCGCTTCGACGACCGGGTCACGGGCAAGCTGGACAGCTTCGCCCCGTTCGCCAAGGTCATCCACGCGGACATCGACCCGGCTGAGATCGGCAAGAACCGCGTCGTCGACGTCCCGATCGTCGGTGACGCCCGCGAGGTCATCGCCGACCTGATCCAGGCGGTCCAGGCCGAGCACACCGACGGCAACGCCGGCGACTACTCCGCCTGGTGGAAGGACCTCAGCCGCTGGCGGGACACCTACCCGCTCGGCTACGAGAAGCCCTCCGAGGACATGCTGTCCCCGCAGCAGGTCATCCAGCGGATCGGCCAGATGGCGCCCGAGCACACCATCTACGCGGCGGGCGTCGGTCAGCACCAGATGTGGGCCTCGCACTTCGTCAACTACGAAGAGCCCCGCACCTGGCTCAACTCCGGCGGCGCCGGAACCATGGGCTACGCGGTCCCGGCCGCGATGGGCGCCAAGGTCGGCATGCCGGACCGCACGGTCTGGGCGATCGACGGTGACGGCTGCTTCCAGATGACCAATCAGGAACTGACCACCTGCGCGCTGAACAACATCCCGATCAAGGTCGCGATCATCAACAACGGCGCCCTGGGCATGGTCCGCCAGTGGCAGACCCTCTTCTACAACCAGCGGTACTCCAACACCGTGCTGCACGCGGACGAGACGGGCCACGGCACCGTCGGCTCCCAGCTCGGCGAGTCCATCGCCCCCCGCAAGGGCACCCGCGTCCCGGACTTCGTCAAACTGTCCGAGGCCATGGGCTGCGTGGCGCTGCGCTGTGAGGACCCGGCCGACCTGGACAAGGTCATCGCCGAGGCCAACGCGATCAACGACCGCCCGGTCGTCGTCGACTTCATCGTCCACGAGGACGCCATGGTGTGGCCGATGGTCGCCGCCGGCACCTCGAACGACGAGGTCATGGCCGCCCGGGGCGTCCGCCCCGACTTCGGCGACAACGAAGACGACTGA
- the ilvN gene encoding acetolactate synthase small subunit: MSKHTLSVLVENTPGILARIAALFSRRGFNIDSLAVGVTEHPDISRITIVVNVEDLPLEQVTKQLNKLVNVLKIVELEQHNAIERELVLVKVRADNETRSQIVEIVQLFRAKTVDVSPEAVTIEATGGTDKLGAMLKMLEPFGIKELVQSGTIAIGRGGRSITDRSLRALDRSA, translated from the coding sequence ATGTCCAAGCACACGCTCTCCGTCCTGGTCGAGAACACGCCCGGCATCCTCGCCCGGATCGCCGCGCTGTTCTCCCGCCGCGGCTTCAACATCGACTCCCTCGCGGTCGGTGTCACCGAGCACCCCGACATCTCGCGCATCACCATCGTCGTGAACGTCGAGGACCTCCCGCTCGAGCAGGTGACCAAGCAGCTGAACAAGCTGGTCAACGTGCTCAAGATCGTCGAGCTGGAGCAGCACAATGCCATCGAGCGTGAACTCGTTCTGGTGAAGGTCCGCGCCGACAACGAGACGCGCTCGCAGATCGTCGAGATCGTCCAGCTGTTCCGCGCCAAGACCGTCGACGTCTCCCCGGAGGCCGTCACCATCGAGGCCACCGGCGGCACCGACAAGCTGGGCGCGATGCTCAAGATGCTGGAGCCCTTCGGCATCAAGGAGCTCGTCCAGTCCGGCACGATCGCCATAGGGCGCGGCGGCCGGTCCATCACGGACCGCAGCCTGCGCGCGCTCGACCGCAGCGCCTGA
- the ilvC gene encoding ketol-acid reductoisomerase, translated as MAELFYENDADLSIIQGRKVAVIGYGSQGHAHALSLRDSGVDVVVGLHEGSKSKAKAEEQGLKVLSVAEAAAWANVIMILTPDPLQAEIYAASIESHLEEGDALFFGHGFNVRYGFIKPPANVDVALVAPKGPGHLVRRQYEEGRGVPCIAAVEQDFTGSAFQLALSYAAGIGGTRAGVIKTTFTEETETDLFGEQAVLCGGASALVKAGFETLTEAGYQPEIAYFECLHELKLIVDLMYEGGLEKMRWSVSETAEWGDYITGPRIITDATKAEMKKVLAEIQSGEFANTWMAEYKAGLPKYNAYKSADEAHLLETTGKKLRKLMSWVDNDES; from the coding sequence GTGGCCGAGCTGTTCTACGAGAACGACGCCGACCTGTCCATCATCCAGGGCCGTAAGGTCGCGGTCATCGGTTACGGCAGCCAGGGCCACGCCCACGCGCTGTCGCTGCGTGACTCCGGCGTCGACGTCGTCGTCGGCCTGCACGAGGGCTCGAAGTCCAAGGCGAAGGCGGAGGAGCAGGGCTTGAAGGTCCTGTCGGTCGCGGAGGCCGCGGCCTGGGCGAACGTGATCATGATCCTGACCCCGGACCCGCTCCAGGCCGAGATCTACGCCGCCTCGATCGAGTCGCATCTGGAGGAGGGCGACGCGCTCTTCTTCGGTCACGGTTTCAATGTTCGTTACGGGTTCATCAAGCCCCCGGCGAACGTGGATGTCGCGCTGGTCGCGCCGAAGGGTCCGGGTCACCTGGTGCGCCGCCAGTACGAGGAGGGCCGTGGTGTGCCCTGCATCGCCGCGGTGGAGCAGGACTTCACCGGTTCCGCGTTCCAGCTGGCGCTGTCGTACGCGGCGGGTATCGGTGGTACGCGTGCGGGTGTCATCAAGACCACGTTCACGGAGGAGACCGAGACCGATCTGTTCGGTGAGCAGGCTGTGCTGTGTGGTGGTGCGTCGGCGCTGGTGAAGGCTGGTTTCGAGACGCTGACCGAGGCCGGTTACCAGCCGGAGATCGCGTACTTCGAGTGCCTGCACGAGCTGAAGCTGATCGTGGACCTGATGTATGAGGGTGGTCTGGAGAAGATGCGCTGGTCGGTCTCGGAGACCGCTGAGTGGGGTGACTACATCACCGGTCCCCGGATCATCACGGATGCCACGAAGGCCGAGATGAAGAAGGTCCTCGCGGAGATCCAGAGCGGTGAGTTCGCCAACACCTGGATGGCCGAGTACAAGGCGGGTCTGCCCAAGTACAACGCGTACAAGAGCGCGGACGAGGCCCACCTGCTGGAGACCACCGGCAAGAAGCTCCGCAAGCTGATGAGCTGGGTCGACAACGACGAGAGCTGA
- the serA gene encoding phosphoglycerate dehydrogenase — translation MSSKPVVLIAEELSPATVDALGPDFEIRHVNGADRAELLPAIVDVDAILVRSATKVDAEAIAAAKKLRVVARAGVGLDNVDVSAATKAGVMVVNAPTSNIVTAAELACGLLVATARNIPQANTALKNGEWKRNKYTGVELSEKTLGVVGLGRIGVLVAQRMSAFGMKIVAYDPYVQPARAAQMGVKMLTLDELLEVADFITVHLPKTPETLGLIGDEALHKVKPSVRIVNAARGGIVDEAALYSAIKEGRVAGAGLDVYAKEPCTDSPLFELDQVVCTPHLGASTDEAQEKAGVSVAKSVRLALAGELVPDAVNVQGGVIAEDVRPGLPLAEKLGRIFTALAGEVAVRLDVEVCGEITQHDVKVLELSALKGVFEDVVDETVSYVNAPLFAQERGVEVRLTTSSESPDHRNVVTVRGTLSDGQEVSVSGTLVGPKHLQKIVGIGEYDVDLALADHMVVLRYADRPGVVGAVGRILGEAGLNIAGMQVARAEEGGEALAVLTVDAEAPVNVLADIAAEIGAVSARTVTLG, via the coding sequence GTGAGCTCGAAACCTGTCGTACTCATCGCCGAAGAGCTGTCGCCCGCCACCGTGGACGCGCTCGGCCCAGACTTCGAGATCCGGCACGTCAACGGCGCCGACCGCGCGGAGCTGCTGCCCGCGATCGTTGACGTCGACGCGATCCTGGTCCGCTCCGCGACCAAGGTCGACGCCGAGGCCATCGCCGCCGCCAAGAAGCTGAGGGTCGTCGCCCGCGCCGGCGTCGGTCTGGACAACGTCGATGTCTCCGCCGCCACCAAGGCCGGCGTGATGGTCGTGAACGCTCCGACCTCCAACATCGTCACCGCCGCCGAGCTGGCCTGTGGCCTCCTCGTCGCGACCGCCCGCAACATCCCGCAGGCCAACACCGCTCTGAAGAACGGTGAGTGGAAGCGGAACAAGTACACGGGTGTCGAGCTCAGCGAGAAGACCCTCGGTGTCGTCGGCCTCGGCCGCATCGGCGTCCTGGTCGCCCAGCGCATGTCGGCCTTCGGCATGAAGATCGTCGCGTACGACCCCTACGTGCAGCCCGCGCGCGCCGCCCAGATGGGCGTCAAGATGCTGACGCTCGACGAGCTGCTCGAGGTCGCCGACTTCATCACCGTGCACCTGCCCAAGACCCCCGAGACCCTCGGTCTCATCGGGGACGAGGCCCTGCACAAGGTCAAGCCGTCCGTCCGCATCGTCAACGCCGCCCGCGGCGGGATCGTGGACGAGGCCGCGCTGTACTCGGCCATCAAGGAGGGTCGCGTCGCCGGCGCCGGACTCGACGTGTACGCGAAGGAGCCCTGCACGGACTCCCCGCTGTTCGAGCTGGACCAGGTCGTCTGCACCCCGCACCTCGGCGCGTCCACGGACGAGGCCCAGGAGAAGGCCGGTGTCTCGGTCGCCAAGTCGGTGCGCCTCGCGCTCGCCGGTGAGCTCGTGCCGGACGCGGTCAACGTCCAGGGCGGCGTCATCGCCGAGGACGTCCGTCCCGGCCTGCCGCTCGCCGAGAAGCTCGGCCGCATCTTCACCGCCCTCGCGGGCGAGGTCGCGGTCCGCCTCGACGTCGAGGTCTGCGGCGAGATCACCCAGCACGACGTGAAGGTGCTCGAACTCTCCGCGCTCAAGGGTGTGTTCGAGGACGTCGTCGACGAGACGGTCTCCTACGTCAACGCCCCGCTCTTCGCGCAGGAGCGCGGGGTCGAGGTCCGCCTGACCACCTCGTCGGAGTCCCCGGACCACCGAAATGTGGTGACCGTCCGCGGCACCCTGTCGGACGGCCAGGAGGTCTCGGTCTCCGGCACGCTCGTGGGCCCGAAGCACCTGCAGAAGATCGTCGGCATCGGCGAGTACGACGTGGACCTGGCGCTCGCCGACCACATGGTCGTCCTGCGCTACGCCGACCGCCCGGGCGTGGTCGGCGCCGTCGGCCGCATCCTCGGCGAGGCCGGTCTGAACATCGCGGGCATGCAGGTCGCCCGCGCCGAGGAGGGCGGCGAGGCGCTCGCGGTCCTCACGGTCGACGCCGAAGCCCCGGTGAACGTCCTCGCGGACATCGCCGCCGAAATCGGCGCCGTCTCGGCCCGTACGGTCACCCTCGGCTGA
- a CDS encoding MFS transporter → MTNPAARLAGRREWTAFTVLLLPLLLVSMDVSVLYFAIPAITRELDPSATQQLWIFDSYAFALAGLLITMGSLGDRIGRRKLLLIGAAAFGLASVTAAYASSAEMLIAARALLGIGGATLMPSTLALIRNLFQDDRQRGKAIAIWSGAMTGGIALGSVMSGVMLNHFWWGSVFLINVPAMLLLLVLVPVLVPEFKDPAPGRFDVLSVPLSMAAVLPVVYGLKEIAAEGFTPLYAVCLAAGLAFGYVFVRRQRTRDDAMVSRALFQGRGFGAGIGLNTVAAFAMMGSAYFTTQYLQSVLGMGTLEAALWSLAPSVLIGAAAPVSAVLAQKTDRAYVIAGGFVLAAAGFGLISLVGTDSLWLLLTGAGVLACGIVTVMSLVSDMALGAAPAEKAGSAASLLETGQEFGGALGMAVLGSLGTAVYRSDLAGSDPAVRETLGGAVATAQQLGGGAGGQVLVLAREAFVHGMQYAAWGGTVLLLAAAVLAAALLRGRGAPAPAAAERGGVGEALAR, encoded by the coding sequence ATGACGAACCCCGCAGCACGTCTCGCCGGTCGCCGAGAATGGACAGCCTTCACCGTTCTCCTGCTCCCCCTGCTCCTGGTCTCGATGGACGTCTCCGTCCTCTACTTCGCCATCCCGGCCATCACCCGGGAGCTCGACCCCAGCGCCACCCAGCAGCTCTGGATCTTCGACAGCTACGCCTTCGCCCTCGCCGGCCTGCTGATCACGATGGGCTCGCTCGGCGACCGGATCGGCCGCCGCAAGCTGCTGCTGATCGGCGCGGCCGCCTTCGGGCTCGCCTCCGTCACGGCCGCCTACGCCTCCAGCGCCGAGATGCTCATCGCGGCCCGCGCCCTCCTCGGCATCGGCGGCGCGACCCTGATGCCGTCCACGCTGGCCCTCATCCGCAACCTCTTCCAGGACGACAGGCAGCGCGGCAAGGCCATCGCGATCTGGTCCGGCGCCATGACGGGAGGCATCGCGCTGGGTTCGGTGATGAGCGGGGTGATGCTGAACCACTTCTGGTGGGGCTCCGTCTTCCTGATCAACGTGCCCGCGATGCTGCTCCTGCTGGTCCTGGTCCCGGTACTGGTCCCCGAGTTCAAGGACCCGGCCCCCGGCCGCTTCGACGTGCTGAGCGTGCCGCTGTCCATGGCCGCCGTGCTGCCGGTGGTCTACGGCCTCAAGGAGATCGCCGCCGAGGGCTTCACCCCGCTCTACGCCGTCTGCCTCGCCGCCGGACTGGCCTTCGGGTACGTCTTCGTCCGCCGCCAGCGCACCCGTGACGACGCCATGGTCTCCCGGGCCCTCTTCCAGGGGCGCGGCTTCGGCGCCGGCATCGGCCTGAACACCGTCGCCGCCTTCGCCATGATGGGTTCGGCCTACTTCACCACCCAGTACCTGCAGTCGGTGCTCGGCATGGGCACCCTGGAGGCCGCCCTCTGGAGCCTCGCCCCCTCGGTCCTCATCGGGGCGGCCGCCCCGGTCAGCGCGGTCCTCGCCCAGAAGACCGACCGGGCCTACGTCATCGCGGGCGGCTTCGTGCTCGCCGCCGCCGGATTCGGCCTGATCAGCCTGGTCGGAACGGACTCGCTGTGGCTGTTGCTGACCGGCGCCGGGGTCCTCGCCTGCGGCATCGTCACCGTGATGTCCCTGGTCTCCGACATGGCGCTGGGCGCCGCCCCCGCCGAGAAGGCCGGCTCGGCCGCCTCCCTGCTGGAGACCGGCCAGGAGTTCGGCGGCGCCCTCGGGATGGCCGTCCTGGGCAGCCTCGGCACCGCCGTCTACCGCTCCGACCTGGCCGGCTCCGATCCCGCCGTACGGGAGACCCTCGGCGGAGCCGTGGCGACCGCGCAGCAGCTCGGCGGCGGAGCGGGCGGTCAGGTGCTGGTGCTGGCCCGGGAAGCCTTCGTCCACGGAATGCAGTACGCGGCCTGGGGCGGTACGGTCCTGCTGCTCGCGGCGGCGGTGCTCGCCGCGGCCCTGCTCCGGGGTCGCGGAGCCCCGGCCCCGGCCGCGGCCGAGCGGGGCGGGGTCGGCGAAGCCCTCGCGCGCTGA